One window of the Allosaccharopolyspora coralli genome contains the following:
- the allB gene encoding allantoinase AllB, which yields MDRAFRAPRLIGEQGETSGWVGVRNGRIVAVEPFDRPLEADEVIELGTDEVLLPGLVDTHVHVNDPGRSEWEGFETATRAAAEGGITTIVDMPLNSLPPTVDAEALEVKRKTAREKVHVDVGFWGGAISGNLDSLRELHDDGVFGFKCFLLHSGVDEFPPLDPAELEKALSVLTGFGAMMIVHAEDSDSIEHAPVAHGEEYGRFLASRPRGAENLAIAQVIELARRYDARVHILHLSSSDALPMIASAKADGVRITVETCPHYLCFTAEEIPDGATPYKCCPPIREAGNRERLWQGLADGTIDCIVSDHSPCTAELKKMDIGDFGVAWGGVSSLQLGLSAVWTQARLRGYALTDVVDWMAHRTADLAGLRQKGAIEVGRDADLCVFAPDDAYVVDAARLRHRNPVSAYDGRALAGVVRGTWLRGERIVGPDIDSPGQRGQLLDRDAVR from the coding sequence CTGGACCGCGCGTTCCGCGCGCCGCGCCTGATCGGCGAGCAAGGCGAGACCTCGGGCTGGGTCGGGGTTCGCAACGGGCGCATCGTCGCCGTCGAACCCTTCGACCGGCCGCTCGAGGCGGACGAGGTGATCGAACTCGGGACCGACGAAGTGCTGCTTCCCGGACTCGTCGACACCCACGTGCACGTCAACGACCCCGGCCGTTCCGAGTGGGAAGGGTTCGAGACCGCGACGCGCGCCGCCGCCGAAGGCGGCATCACCACGATCGTCGACATGCCGCTCAACAGCCTGCCGCCGACCGTGGACGCGGAGGCGTTGGAGGTCAAACGCAAGACTGCGCGCGAGAAGGTCCACGTCGACGTGGGCTTCTGGGGCGGGGCGATCAGCGGCAACCTCGACTCGCTGCGCGAGCTCCACGACGACGGCGTGTTCGGATTCAAGTGCTTCCTGCTGCACTCGGGCGTCGACGAGTTTCCGCCACTCGATCCCGCCGAACTCGAGAAGGCGCTGTCCGTGCTCACGGGGTTCGGCGCGATGATGATCGTGCACGCCGAGGATTCCGACTCCATCGAGCACGCGCCGGTCGCACACGGTGAGGAGTACGGCCGCTTCCTGGCCTCCCGGCCACGAGGAGCCGAGAACCTCGCGATCGCCCAGGTCATCGAACTCGCCAGGCGCTACGACGCCCGGGTGCACATCCTGCACCTGTCCTCGTCGGACGCGTTGCCGATGATCGCCTCGGCAAAGGCCGACGGGGTCCGCATCACGGTGGAGACCTGCCCGCACTACCTGTGCTTCACCGCCGAGGAGATCCCGGACGGGGCGACGCCGTACAAGTGTTGCCCGCCGATCCGCGAGGCAGGGAACAGGGAACGCCTCTGGCAGGGGCTCGCCGACGGGACGATCGACTGCATCGTCAGCGACCACTCGCCCTGTACGGCGGAACTCAAAAAGATGGACATCGGCGACTTCGGCGTCGCCTGGGGTGGTGTCTCGAGCCTGCAGCTCGGGTTGTCCGCGGTCTGGACGCAGGCCCGGCTGCGCGGCTACGCCCTGACCGACGTCGTCGACTGGATGGCGCACCGCACCGCGGACCTCGCCGGGCTGCGGCAGAAGGGAGCGATCGAGGTCGGCCGCGACGCGGACCTGTGCGTGTTCGCGCCGGACGACGCCTACGTGGTGGACGCCGCACGGCTGCGCCACCGCAACCCAGTCTCCGCCTACGACGGACGTGCCCTGGCAGGAGTCGTCCGCGGCACCTGGTTGCGGGGAGAACGGATCGTCGGACCGGACATCGACAGCCCCGGACAGCGCGGGCAGTTGCTCGACCGCGACGCCGTTCGCTGA
- a CDS encoding glycerate kinase, whose translation MSGRVLIAPDKFKGSLSASEVAEAVAGGVRRVRPAADIRCLPVADGGEGTVQAAVACGWRRVPVLVGGPLGAPLHTEFAIDGDTALVELASASGLQQLPAGTSAPLTSSSAGTGELIRAALDAGARTVVLGVGGSACTDGGAGMLGALGAGVLDASGRVLPPGGGSLSDVSTVELAGLDPRLADTTVILASDVDNPLLGPRGAARVYGPQKGASPEDVQALQAGLGSWSDAVSRAGGRDTADSAGAGAAGGVGYAALAVLGATQRPGVDVVLELVRFRDALDGARLVVTGEGAVDEQTVHGKAPAGVARCARESGVPVVAVAGQCSLPRARLSEAGFDAAYVLAELEQDPQRCLRDAARLLDRLGAALAHDWLPEAEGVTEVLAADS comes from the coding sequence ATGTCCGGCCGAGTGCTCATCGCTCCGGACAAGTTCAAGGGATCGCTGTCGGCGTCCGAGGTTGCCGAGGCGGTGGCCGGGGGAGTGCGGCGGGTGCGGCCGGCGGCCGACATCCGCTGCCTCCCCGTCGCCGACGGAGGCGAAGGCACCGTGCAGGCGGCAGTCGCGTGCGGATGGCGCCGGGTTCCGGTGCTGGTCGGAGGACCGCTCGGCGCCCCGTTGCACACCGAGTTCGCGATCGACGGTGACACGGCGCTCGTCGAGCTCGCGTCCGCGTCGGGGTTGCAGCAGTTGCCTGCAGGGACGTCGGCGCCGCTGACGTCCTCGAGCGCGGGAACCGGCGAGCTCATCCGCGCGGCGCTCGACGCGGGAGCCCGGACCGTGGTCCTCGGTGTCGGCGGCAGTGCCTGTACCGACGGTGGTGCGGGCATGCTCGGCGCACTCGGGGCAGGGGTACTCGACGCGTCCGGCCGGGTCCTTCCGCCGGGCGGCGGCTCCCTGTCCGACGTGTCCACCGTCGAGCTGGCCGGGCTCGACCCCAGGCTCGCGGACACTACGGTGATTTTGGCGTCCGATGTGGACAACCCACTGCTCGGTCCGCGCGGAGCGGCTCGAGTCTACGGGCCGCAGAAGGGCGCGAGTCCGGAAGATGTGCAGGCGCTGCAAGCCGGGCTCGGCTCGTGGTCGGACGCCGTGTCGCGCGCCGGCGGACGGGACACCGCCGACAGTGCCGGCGCTGGTGCCGCAGGGGGCGTCGGATACGCGGCGCTCGCGGTGCTGGGAGCGACGCAACGTCCCGGCGTGGACGTGGTGCTGGAACTCGTCCGGTTCCGGGACGCGCTCGACGGTGCGCGACTCGTCGTGACCGGTGAAGGGGCCGTCGACGAGCAGACCGTGCACGGGAAGGCACCCGCCGGCGTCGCGCGCTGTGCGCGCGAGTCCGGCGTGCCGGTCGTGGCGGTCGCCGGCCAGTGCTCACTACCCCGGGCGCGGCTCTCCGAGGCCGGTTTCGACGCCGCCTACGTGCTCGCCGAGCTCGAGCAAGACCCGCAACGGTGCCTGCGCGACGCGGCGCGGTTGCTGGACAGGCTCGGTGCCGCACTCGCGCACGACTGGCTGCCCGAAGCCGAGGGCGTGACGGAAGTGCTCGCCGCAGACTCTTGA